TTGTTTGAAGGTCTTGAGGGGTATCGGTGGGTTTCTTAAGATTGATTTCGATATCTAAAATTTTCCCTTTAAACTTTTCTACTTTAGTTTTTGTTTTGGGTATAAAATATGCAGAACCTTTAGCCAAGCTATTGAAAAGTTCGTCAGCATAAGCTAAAAAGTTTTGACCTCTACCAAACCAAGGTTGAAACATTACAAACAAAATACCTATAAACACCAGTGTAAAAATTACACCAAGGGTTAATTCTTTTTTCCTCATAGCTGCCATGGCCTATCCCTCCTCTCTTAAAGTTCTTATGTTTTTAAAGAAACTAAGTAACACCCAAACTCCAAACAAACCTACAGCTCCCCAGAATAAAATGTTGCCTATAAAAATGAAGGTTTCACAAACCTCTTTAGAAATAGAAACAAGGTTTAAAGACCTAAATTTATCAGGTAATACAGATACTCTGTTAAAAAATCCTGCTAAGATGGTTAAGGCATAAAAGGCTCTGATCGTAATTCCAGGAACAACTTTGGTGGTAAGTGCACCTATTTGAATACCTATCAAAGACCCTATTAGAAGTCCCATAGCTAAGGTATAAAAAACATAACCATATATAGCATACTGGGTAAGGGAGGAGTAGCCTGCTGTAAAGATGATTTGGAAGATGTCAGTACCAACAGTAGTAGGAGTAGATACCCCAAAAACATAAACAAACATCGGGAAGGTAATAAAACCACCTCCCACTCCCATGATTGCAGCCAAGAAACCAACCACAAAACCACCTGCGATGATAAACCAAGCTGAAATCTGTCTGCCTCCGAAGTCTTCGTCAAACTTAATTATAGGGGGAACATTAATCTTTTGAATTCGTATGGCTAAATTAGTGGTTCCAATCACTCCACCGTGAGCACCTTCTGAAGAGGAAGCTTGTCCCATTTTCACTTTTCTTCTTGTACTAAAATAGTCGTACATGGCATAAAAACCTAAAAATCCCAAAATTACTGCATAAACTGTACTTATAAAAGCATCGCTAAGAACAGGGTCTTTACTATAAAGCAACCTGTTTATGTAACCCCCGGTAGTAGCACCAACAATAGAACCTATTATAAAAAATATAGCCAAAGCTACACTTACGTTTCCTAATTTTTTGTGCAACACCGTTCCCATGATAGCTTTAGCAAAAATATGAAACTGGTCTGTTCCCACAGCCATGATACCCTTTACCCCAACAGACATCAGGGCTGGAGCAATGATAAAACCACCTCCTGCACCGATACATCCAGTAATCAACCCAGCGGCAAAGCCCACCACAGTAGAAGCCCAAAAAACTATAGGTGTATAGTGAACGGGAGCATATGCACTTTTACCTCCAAGTATGTCAGCAGCCCCTAAGAGAGAGGTTACCAAAATTGGAGATAAAAGCACCAATAAAAGTAACAACCGTTTTTTGTTCCGAAAAATGTTGTCTGCCATCTCTTTTTCCCAACGTGCATGAGCCAAAGAAGCACTCACCATGAATTCATAAAGTAACCTTAATTTGCTCATCGTCTACCTCCTACAATTTTTATGTTTGTTTTACTAATTTTCTTTTTCATATTTTCCTCTTACCTTTTCTGGTAACGATAAAAACGAAAAGCCCTAAAATAACCCCTAAAGGCTTCACCTTTTCTCCATAAGCATCACCTCCTTGTTTATATTTTTATTTTGTTTAAATTTTTAAACAAAGTCAATCTTCTCCATCTTTAACATACTCTGGTGTTCTCTTTTTTCTTTTTGAGATACCTCTAATAAAATCTTAATTTTATTTTTTAAAGTTTTTACATCTATAGGAAAGAAAACTTCTTCGGTAACCCCAACCTTCATAGCTAAGAGAGAAGACTTAATGTTATCTTTACAGGTTAACCACATAATTTTTATTTTATGGTTTAACTTTCTTATTTCCCCAATAAACTCAAACATGCTTTCATATTCCATCTCACGGGTATCTATGATTAGTAGATCTATCTTTTTTAACTCATCCTTAGAAAGATTTTCGGTTTCAACCACCCTCGCCCCTATTTTACTTACCATTTCTTTTAATCGCTCCTCTAAGTCTTTATCTTCAGTCTTTATAAGCACTTGTACGTTTCTTACCTTCATACTTGTTTTATTAGTTTTTAGCCTCTAATACCTCTTTTTAAAAGGTCTGTTTAATCATAAACAAATAAAGCAACTATTATGCCAAATCTTGCTTTATTGAAAACTCAGACTTTTTGACCGCATTTAAAAACAAAAGTCTGTTAATGTTTTAAAATGTTTTGAAACATTTTAAAACATTAAACAATACAATACAATAAAATATATATAATTTTTAAGTTTATAAGAAAAAAGTTTATTATTTTTTCTAATTTTATCATAAATGTTATATTATATTTATCTACAGGCTTAAATGTTATGTCATTTAATTTTTCTTAAAGGTGAGACTGCTTGAACGTTGATTTAGAAGTCTAAATTAAAGTTTAAGTTATGCTTTTTAAGAATTTTTAGGGAGTTGTGGTTGGTTAGGTCAAAATGGATGGGAGTAATGGTGATGTAACCCTGTTTTAAAGCAAGGACGTCTGTGTCTTCGTCTGTTTCTGTGTGTTCTTCTGCACCCTGCCAGTAATAGGCCTTCCCATGGAGGTCAAATCTCTTTTCAAAGACCTCTTTAAGCCTTGCTTTAGACTGTTTTACAAACTTTATTCCTTTTATTTTGGAGGGATTACCGTTAGGGATGTTTATGTTTAGGCAGAATGGTTTGTTTAAAGGCAAATCTTTTAGAACGTCCAAGAACTTGGCTATAAAGTTGGCAGCAAAACAATAGTCTACATCTTCATAAGCATCTATGGAAACCGCTAAAGAGGGATAACCTAAAATTTTGGCTTCTGTTGCGGCAGAAACTGTTCCTGAATAGACCAAATTAATCCCTACGTTTGCCCCTCGGTTAATCCCTGAGATCACTAAATCTACCGGGCCTATCAGTTCATATAACGCTAATTTGACACAATCAGCAGGGGTTCCACTTACTGCATATCCCCAGAATTTCTTGCCTCTTTTAACTTTGGTTACCCTAAGAGGATAGTGTATGGTAATAGCATGCCCTACAGCGCTTCTCTCTGCCTCAGGTGCTACGATGTAGACCTCATGTTCAAGAGAAAGGGCGTTATAGAGCGCGCAAAGACCTTCTGCATAGATCCCGTCGTCGTTGGTTAAGAGAAGTTTCATCCCTAAGCTATGTGCGATAATGGGCGTTTATTTTGATGTATTCTTCGGTAAGGTCGCTTGCCCAAACCTCAAAACCTTTTTTACCCTCTTTTAACTTGATCTGTATTTCAACTACCTCTTTTTGGAGTTCTTTTCTTAGAATTTCTTCGTCAGTGATTACCTGCAGGTTTTTTACCCAAGGGATTCCATTAAGATAGATTTCAACCTTTTCGAAATCAAAAGGAATGGTCGTTTTCCCAAGGGCAGCAAAAATCCTCCCCCAGTTTGCGTCTTCTCCGTAAATTGCAGTTTTTACTAAAGGAGAGTTGGCTACAGAAAAGGCAAAAGTCTTGGCATCTTCTTTGGTTTTAGCTCCTTTTACCATAATTTTTATAACTTTACTTGCACCTTCACCGTCTTTTACGATAAGATAGGCCAGTTCTTGTGCTACCTCTAAACAAGCTTTTTCAAAGTCTTCCCAGTTTTTGAGGTCTTTCTGGTTACTACAAAGCATGTAAACCGTATCGTTGGTGCTAGTATCTCCATCAACGGTTATCTGGTTAAAGCTATGGTCTACTATCTTGGGAAGGACCTTTTTCAACGTATCTTTAGAAACCTTTGCATCTGTAAGGATAAAACCAAGCATAGTTGCCATGTTTGGGGCTATCATCCCTGCCCCTTTAGCTATCCCAAGGATAGAAATCCCGTTTTTTAAACTTCGATAAGCTATCTTGGGGAAGGTATCGGTGGTCATGATAGCCTTCGTAAAGTCTAAATAACGCTCTGGAGAAAGGTTGGATACAAGTTCTGAGACTTTGGGAAGCATTTTTTCGAGAGGCAATTGTTCTCCTATCACACCGGTTGAAGCTGGCAATAAACTTCGGAGACTTACTCCTAATCCTTTGGCAACCTCTTCTAAAAGTTTGGTAGCTCTTTGAATCCCTTCTTCTCCGGTGCAGGCGTTGGCTACTCCACTGTTTACTACCACGCCGTGTAACGTTTCTTCTTTTATAAGTTTTTTACCTAAGACTACAGGGGCTGCTTGAACGGTGTTTTGGGTGAAAACCCCCCAGGCAGTAAGTCTATTTGGTGAATAAATCAACCCAAGGTCAAACCTGTCTGGTTTTTTGATGCCACACTTTACCGCAGAAAAGAGAAAACCTTCTGGTGTCTTCATGGCTTTTACCCGAACCTTCCTGTAATATAGTCTTCTGTAAGTTTCTTGTCAGGGTTGGTAAAGATTTTTTCTGTAGGACCAACTTCTATAAGTTCGCCCAGATACATAAAAGCTGTATAATCTGAGGTTCTTGCCGCCTGTTGCATGTTATGTGTAACGATAACAATAGTGATTTTATTTTTTAGCTGAACGATTAAGTCTTCTATCTTGGCAGTAGAAATGGGGTCTAAAGCTGAGGTCGGTTCATCAAAAAGTAAAACTTTGGGTTCAACAGCAATAGCCCTTGCAATACAAAGTCTCTGTTGTTGTCCTCCTGAAAGAGAAAAGGCACTTTCTTTAAGTCTATCCTTAACCTCATCCCAGAGGGCAGCATCTTTAAGGGCAGCTTCAACCCTATCTTTAAGTTCAGTTCCTTTTATTCCTTTTAACCTTAAACCATAGGCTACGTTATCAAAAATACTCATAGGGAAGGGGGTAGGTTTTTGAAAAACCATCCCTATTTTAGCCCTAAGCTCAATCAGGTCTATCTTTTTATCTAAAATGTTTTTTCCTTCAAAAATTATCTCTCCTTCATAACGGTTACCCACATAAAGGTCATGCATCCTATTTAAACATCTAAGAAAAGTAGTTTTTCCACATCCTGAGGGGCCTATCAGAGCAGTAACCTTTTTCCGATAAATCTTCATGGTTATGTTTTTAAGCGCAAGTTCTTTCCCATAATAAAAATTAAGGTTTTTAACCTCTATTTCTACTTTTTTGTCGTCCATATCTTAAAGCCTCTGTTTTATTTTTTTCTTTTAAAAAGTTTTAGCCAGCCAAAGTTTGAATGAACTAAAGTTTTAGCAAAAATAGAAAGAATTAGTACAAAAAGAGCTAAACAGAAAGAAGCTGCCCATGCCTGATTGTGCCAAAACTCATAGGGGCTCATGGCATAGTCAAAAATGGTGACTGTGAGAGAAGCCATAGGTTTAAATATGTCAAAAGAAACATAGTGGTTGTTAAAAGCAGTGAACAATAAAGGTGCAGTTTCTCCAGAGATCCTTGCCATACCAAGTAACACTCCGGTTAATATGCCAAATTTAGCCGACCTCAAAACCACATCTTTTATCAACTGCCATTTAAAAGCTCCTAAGGCATAAGCCGCCTCTCTTAAGGTAAATGGAACTAATTTAAGCATCTCTTCTGTAGTTTTACTGATCACAGGAACCATAAGCATCCCTAAGGCTAAACATCCTGCAAGAGCGTTGAAGTGTTTAAAAGGAACCACAAACAAGGCATACATAACTGCACCCATGATGATAGAAGGGGTACTTACCATAATGTCTGTAATGTTTCTTAAAACCTTGAAAAATTTTGAGTCTCTTCCATATTCAGAATAGTATATTCCAGAAAAAATACCTATAGGGACACCGATGACACTGGCTATAAAAGTAATGATAGCATGTCCTATAAAGGCATGTCTTAACCCTCCTTCTTCTATGCCAGGGGGACCGGGGTCTTCTATAAAAAGAGAAAAGGTTAGGTGTTTAAAACCGTTAAAAAAAAGAGTCCCCAGAATCCAAAATAGCCAAAAAAGTCCATAGATGGCTGCTATAAAGGATAAGAAAAGCATCACTTTGCTTATAAGTTTTCTTCTGTAAAGGACTACTTTTTCCATTTCTTTTCAATCCTCAAAATCATAAGTTTAGCTAAGATCAAGACCCCAAAGGATATCAAAAACAAAAACAAAGAAAGATAAAAAAGTGAAGAAAGATATAAGGGGGTGTCAGCCTCGGTAAACTGATTGGCTAAGGCTACGGTAATCGTAGTAAAGGGTTCAAGTAAGGACTTAGGGATTTGGGGGACATTGCCTGCCAAGAAGGTAACAGCCATGGTTTCTCCTAAGGCTCTTCCTGTAGAAAGAATAAGTCCTCCTGCGATTCCTGACGCAGTATAAGGAATAACTACATCTTTTACTACCTCCCATTTGGTAGCCCCAAGCCCATAGGCTGATTCTTTCATCACCGAAGGTACAAGGTTAAAGGCATCTTTCACTACTGAAGACATAAAGGGAATTATCATTATAGAAAGAACTATAGAGGTGGTAAGCACATCAATCCCTGTGGGGTTTCCTGAAAAGAGTTGCGACAATATAGGGACAGGAGAGAAGATTTTTTGTAATAATGGTTCTATGTCTTCTCGCATATACTTGGCAAACACTAAGAAGCCCCAAATCCCATATATTATACTTGGGATGGCAGCCAGAAGCTCTATAGTTGTGGTAAAAATTCCTTTAAGCCATGAAGGGGCAAGTTCGGTAATAAAGATAGCGATACCTATAGAGATTGGGGCAGCAAGAAGGATGGCTATCAAGGTGCTGATCAAAGTACCTACTATCATCGGAAGGGCACCAAAACTTTCTCTAACAGGGTCCCATTCTGTAGAGGTTAAAAAGTTTATGATCCCAAAATTCTGAATGGCAAGTTTAGATTCGTAAAGCAGTATTAAAAAGACAACAAAAGGGAAAAGAAGACCTGTAAAAACCGCCCAAAAACCTAAAAAATATTTGGTAAAAATTTCTATTAAATAAGAGAAGCCTTTTCCCATATACCGTCCTTATTAGTTTAAGTAATTTTAACATAAAAATTATAGATAAAAAGGGTAAAAAAAGTAAAGAGGACCTCCTCTGAAAAGAGGAAGTCCTCTTTAAGAGAGGTTATAAGAAGGGTTTAATTGACCTTATGTTTTTGCCAGTACTTATAAATCATAGTTTTTAGATTTTTAGGAAGAGGTATATAGTAAAGTTTTTGGGCAATAGTGTCTCCATTTTCGAAGGCCCATTTAAAAAATTTGGTTACTTCGTTAGCACGGGGGCTATCTTTTACTAAAAGAACAAAAGAAACCCCTACGATAGGATAAGACATTTTACCAGGTTGATAAGTTAGGTCTTCATAAAAGTCCTTTTCCATCGACCATTTAGCGTTAGAAGCTGCTGCTTGGATAGTTTCTATACTTGGTAATAAGTAATAATTTTTATCTCTATTAAGTAATCGTGCTACCGGGAGAAGGTTCTCTTTAGCATAAGTATATTCTACGTAGCCTATAGAACCGGTGTTTTGCTTTACATAGTTGGTGACCCCTGGATTACCTTTAGCACCTATTCCAACCGGCCAGTCTACAGAAGTACCTGCTCCAACTTTTTCTTTCCATTCAGGGCAAGCCTTAGAAAGATAGGTGGTAAAAAGCCAGGTGGTTCCTGAACCATCTGACCTTCTAACTACTGTAATAGAAACGTCTGGTAGTTTGACCCCTGGATTAAGTTTTTGTAGATATGGGTCATTCCACCGGGTGATTTTGCCAAGATATATACCACAAACTGCCTTTTCGTCAAGATTTAAAGATATATTTTTAAATCCAGGTAAATTATAAGTCAAGGCTACCGCACCTATGATAGCAGGGAACTGAGCCAGGTTGTATTGTTTAAGTTCGTTAGAGGTCAAAGGCTTATCGCTTGCTCCGAAATCAACGGTTTTAGACTGAGCTTGTTTGATACCACCTCCAGAACCTATCCCTTGGTAGTTTACTTTGACCCCTGTAGCTTTATGGTATTCGTGGGCCCATGCTTGAAATACCGGTTGAGGAAAAGTTGCTCCAGCCCCAGTAATCTCAGTAGCTTTAGCTCCAGAGGCAGTGAAAAATCCAATACCAAGGAATAACGCAATCACCTTTTTAAACCATTTCTTTTTCATCTCAAAACCTCCCCTTTAATTTTTTTATAAATAACTTAAATCTCTTTTGTTAAAATTTTGTTAAATTTTTGTTAATCTTTGGTTTAAACCTAAAAATTAGAAAATTTTTATGATTTAGACATCGACAAAAGGGTTTGAATGCTTTTTCTTGGTTCAATATATAAGTCAACATTCGAAATCTTCAACATAAACCTTTGACAGATGGGTTGACATATTTGTAAAAAATTTTATTGTTTATAACAACATGAAGAAGATCCTTATAGTAGAGGATGACAAAGACATAGCAAATCTTATTTCAGAGGCTCTGACTTCTCAAGGGTTTAAAACTTATTTGGTTAACTCTCTTGCCCAGGCTTATTCATTTTTAATTCAGTCTTCGGTAGATTTGGTTGTGCTTGACCTGATACTTCCAGATGGAGACGGTATAGAACTTCTGAAATATCTTAGGTTTTCCTCCAAATATTCTAACATTCCTGTGGTGATCGTATCAGCCAGGGGTGCAGAATTAGACCGGGTATTAGGGCTTGAGTTAGGGGCTGATGATTATGTGGTTAAACCTTTTAGTTTGAGAGAGCTGGTTATTAGGATTAAAAAAATTTTAAAAACCAAAGATTCCCCTATTTCTCAGGTTAGGGTAGGTCCTTTACTTCTTGATAAAGAAAGAAAGACCATCTTTTTAGAAGATAATCCCTTAAACCTGACCCCAACAGAATACAAAATTTTAGAAGTTTTTATAGAAAACCCTGAAAAAGTATTTTCTAGAGAGGAGCTCTCTAATCATATCTGGGCTTTAGAAAGAGAATATTATTCGAGAGTACTGGATGCTTACATCTGCCGTCTAAGGGATAAACTTGGGGAATATGGAGAGTTAATAGAAACCGTAAGAGGGTTTGGATATAGACTAAAAAAACCTGCATAAATATGGCGTTTGTTGTCGCATTTTCTATTTTGTTTAATATCTTCTTAGGTTTAATCCTATTCTGGTTGCTAAAAAAACTAAAAGAGACCAAACAAAAAGCAGAAGAGATTAGACAAAAGCAAGTTTTTTGGGAAGAAACTCTTTATCAGTTAGAAATCCCGGTTTTTATCGTAGACCAAACAGAAGAAATTTTTTGGCAAAACAAAATCTCTTTAAGCCTTTTTGGGGACTTGAGAGGAAAAAGATTTGCCACAGTCTTAGAAGAGATAAGAACAAAAAACTGGGAGGTGAAAACTTATTTATCAAGACAAGGAAAAAAGGTGTATGTTTTTATAGATAACTCAGAAAAAGAAATGTTTAAAAAAAGTTATACCTTGGCCCTTTCCTATCTTTCTCATGAAATCAAGACGCCTTTTACCATTCTACGGGGTTATGCAGAAAAACTGGAGGGTGAAATCCTTAGCTTAAATCAATATACTCAAATCCACGACTATTTTGTGACTTTTAAAAATGCCTTAGAACGTATTGAGCGGTTGGTGTCTAAACTTTTTACCTCTCTTGAATATCTTGTGAAGGAACTTCCTTTAAAAAAAGAAAGGTTTGACTTAAGTTTAGCCTTAGAGGATGTAATTTTCTGGATAAGGCCTCTTTGTGAAGATAAAAACATAAGTTTAGAGGTAGACCTTCCTGAAAGTGTTTGGATAGAGGGAGACAAAGACTGGCTTATGCAAGCCTTTTTGAATCCCTTAGAAAATGCCGTAAAGTTTACCCCTAAGAACGGCAAAATAACAGTTAAGGCCTATACAAGAGAAAATCAAATGATAAACATCCTCATAAAAGATGAAGGCCCTGGAGTGAACCCCAAGGACCTTCCTTTTTTAGGAATGCCTTTTTTTAAGTCAAGCGCTGACAAAGGGTTGGGGTTTGGACTTTTTATCACCAAAAAAGTAGTAGAGGCTCATAATGGTAAAGTCAAGTTTAGTTTGCCTCTGCAAGGAGGACTTGAAGTTTTGATAGAGCTTCCGATGTCTTAAGGATTTGATGGCTTAAAGATTAAATTAAAAAACTAAAACTGGTTGCATTTTAGATCTGACTGTTTAAAATAGACTATCGGGTTGAGGTTGTGGAAGAGGGGTGAAAATCCCCCGCTGCCCCGCAGCCGTGACCGGGGACGAAAGCCGCTTGGAGGTCTACCTGACCTCTGGGGAAGGAGGTCCCAAGTAGGGATTTCCCGAAAAGAGGCTTCCTTCCTTGGGCTAAAGGCTTGATATAAACAGCCTTTAGCCGACAGACCACTGGTGCCGAAAGACACTGGGAAGGTGCGGCAAGTAGGTTGATCCGGAAGCCGGAAGACCACCTCAACCCTAAAAAACCCGAGGGGGTGAGGTCATGGGAAAAAGTTTCTTTGTAACCTTAGCTTGTCTTTAATCTTAGGACTTGCAGCCTCTACTGGTTTTTGTGCAGAAAACAGTCAAGCAGTCCCAGAGGTAGTGGTATCAGCAGACAGGATCGAGGAGCCACTAAAAGAAACTACAGCCAAAGTGACGGTTATCACTAAAGAAGAATTAGAAAAGAAAAACTTTATGTTTGTTGGTGATGTCTTACGAAGTCTTCCTCAAATATACCTAACAGCATACGGAGGACCTGGACAGACAGCAGGGGCTCTTCTTTCAAGAGGAACAAAATCAGCCCATACCTTAGTTTTGATAGATGGCTTTAAGGTAAACGACCCATCTTCAGGGATGTTTGATTTTGGTAGTTTATCTGTTGATGACATAGAAAGGATCGAAATCATAGAAGGCCCTCAAAGCACTCTTTATGGGTCTGAAGCTGTAGGTGGGGTGATAAACATCATAACCAAGAAGGGAAAGGGAAAACCTAAGGCAGGACTCTTAGTTGCAGGAGGGTCTTATGGAACCTCTAAAACCTCTTTTGAACTCTCAGGAGAAGCTAAAATTATCGATTTCAGAATAAATGCCTTACATTATTATACCGAAGGTTTTTCTGCTAAGAATGAAAAAGAAAATGAAAAGGACAGCTTTAAGAACACTTCCTTTTCTTCTAAAATAGGATTTAATCTTCATCCCAAAGTAAGACTTGAATTTTTAGGAAGTTATAACTACGGAAGAGTGGAATACGATGATTATAATGATAAAGAAGCTGTTAAAAAATCTCACAGCTATTTGGTAGGAGCAAAGCTTGATCTGTCTTTCTTGGATAACTATAAGCAAACCTTTTCGTTTTATAAAAATAACTATCAGAGAAAAGACTATACACCTAAGGGCTGGTTTACTTATACTCGGTATAATCCTTCTACAGAGGGTTTTTCCTGGGAAAATCTTTTGAACTTAAACAAAGCTTATTCTATTGTCTTTGGTTTAGACTTTAAGAGAGAAAAAGTAGAAAGTTATTATGAGAGTAGTTTTTCTAATGATTTTTACGATAAAAAAAGAGAACATTTAGGGGTATTTTTAAATAACAAAGTTTCTCTCTTAAATGATACGCTGATTTTAAACGCAGGATTAAGGCATGATGATTACAAAAACTTTGGTGAGAAAACTACCTACAGGATAGGTTTTAGGTACTTAATCCCAAAGGTAAACTTGGTTTTAAAGGGAAATTACGGTACTGCCTTTAGAGTGCCGACTTTTGATGATCTTTTTTATCCTGGTTATAATAATTCTAATCTTAAACCAGAGGAGTCTAAGGGATGGGACCTTTACCTGGAAAAAGATCTTTTACAAGAAAGGTTGGTTTTGGGAGCAGGTATGTTTTATCAAAAGTATAAAGACCTAATACAGTTTAATTTGGAAACTTGGAAACCTCAAAATGTTGGTAAGGCTGTGATTAAAGGGGCTGAGGCTAATCTGAGTTTTAAACTTACTCAAAACCTGAGGTTAAAGGCTAATTATACTTACTTAGACTCAGAAGATAGAGACAAAGACAAGTATCTTACTTATAAACCTTTCCACAAGGTAAGAGCTACCTTAGAATATTCCCTGAAAAAACTTGCTTTTTTAGCTGACTACACATATACAGGCAAAAGATTTGCTAACGTTGATAACTCCAAAAGGCTAAAACCCTACTCTTTGGTAAACCTTTCTGCCAACTACTATGTATCCTCAAATTTAAAAGTTTATCTTAAAATAGATAACCTGTTAAACGCTAACTACGAAGAGACAAAAGGTTATAACACCCCTGACAGGTCTTTTTATGCAGGAATAAGTTTTAGCTATTAAGTTATAAGTTTTAAGGGCAACCAACTGGTTGGTTGCCCTTTCTGTGGTTTGTGATAAAAATTAAAATTAATTGGCTTTTAAAACAAGTTTTAAAAAACTTGGATAAATGATGGAAAAACCTAAGGGAATACTTTATGTAGTTGGAGTGCCGATAGGGAACCTTGGAGACATTACCCTTAGGGCTTTAGAGGTATTAAAAAATACAGAAATCATCGTTTCTGAAGATACAAGGTCTATAAGAAAACTTCTTACCCATTATGGATGTGGACCTAAAAAACTCATAAGTCTTTATAAGGACGTAGAGGTTGAAAGAACCCATAAGGTGTTAAAGCTTTTAGAAGAAGGGAAAGAAGTTGTCCTTACCAGTGAAGCAGGTTGTCCTTTGATTTCAGACCCAGGGGCTTATTTGGTTAGAGAAGCCCATAGAAGGGGGATTAAGATAGTTCCTGTGCCTGGTGTTTCTGCCCTTACCTGTGCCCTTAGTGCCTCAGGGGTTGACCTGAGTTCTGGTTTCATCTTTTTAGGATTTTTACCCAGAAAAAAGACAGAGCAAAAAAAAGTTTTGGAAAACTTGCCAGAAAATTTTCCTCTCATCATCTTTGAAAGCCCGCACAGGATGGAGAAAACCGCTAAAAATCTACTTGAAATCCTTGGAAATCGTGAATGTTTTTTAGCAAGAGAACTAACCAAATTTCATGAAGAGCTTACCTGGACAGATCTGCAAACCTTAGCTAACAGAGAGAAGTTTTTAGGTGAAATCACCCTTATAATTCTACCTCAACCTAAAACAGAAGAAAAACCGTTAGTTAAGAAAAAGCTTGCTGGTATAAAAAAAAGGATAAAGGAACTTAAAAAAGAAGGGCTAAAACCTAAGGAAATGGCTAAAATAATCGCTGAAGAATATAACATACCTGTAAAAGAGGTTTATCAGCTTATTGCCGAGGGTTGATTACCCTTTCAGGATGGGCTTGTAAAAAGGCTTCCACCTCTTTAAAAAACTCATCAAGTAAGGTTTTTTCAGGCACTTTTTTAACGATTTTACCTTCTCTAAAAATCACCCCTACCCCTTTACCTCCGGCAATACCTACATCAGCCATCTTAGCCTCACCTGGACCGTTAACCACACAACCCATCACAGCAAGCTTTATATCTGCCTTAACCTTTTTAGCCCAAGTTTCTACCTTTTGGTAAAGCGAAGAGAGGTCTATCTCACACCTTCCACAGGTAGGACAGGCGATTATTTCA
Above is a genomic segment from Thermodesulfobacterium commune DSM 2178 containing:
- a CDS encoding TonB-dependent receptor plug domain-containing protein — protein: MSLILGLAASTGFCAENSQAVPEVVVSADRIEEPLKETTAKVTVITKEELEKKNFMFVGDVLRSLPQIYLTAYGGPGQTAGALLSRGTKSAHTLVLIDGFKVNDPSSGMFDFGSLSVDDIERIEIIEGPQSTLYGSEAVGGVINIITKKGKGKPKAGLLVAGGSYGTSKTSFELSGEAKIIDFRINALHYYTEGFSAKNEKENEKDSFKNTSFSSKIGFNLHPKVRLEFLGSYNYGRVEYDDYNDKEAVKKSHSYLVGAKLDLSFLDNYKQTFSFYKNNYQRKDYTPKGWFTYTRYNPSTEGFSWENLLNLNKAYSIVFGLDFKREKVESYYESSFSNDFYDKKREHLGVFLNNKVSLLNDTLILNAGLRHDDYKNFGEKTTYRIGFRYLIPKVNLVLKGNYGTAFRVPTFDDLFYPGYNNSNLKPEESKGWDLYLEKDLLQERLVLGAGMFYQKYKDLIQFNLETWKPQNVGKAVIKGAEANLSFKLTQNLRLKANYTYLDSEDRDKDKYLTYKPFHKVRATLEYSLKKLAFLADYTYTGKRFANVDNSKRLKPYSLVNLSANYYVSSNLKVYLKIDNLLNANYEETKGYNTPDRSFYAGISFSY
- a CDS encoding response regulator transcription factor, which translates into the protein MKKILIVEDDKDIANLISEALTSQGFKTYLVNSLAQAYSFLIQSSVDLVVLDLILPDGDGIELLKYLRFSSKYSNIPVVIVSARGAELDRVLGLELGADDYVVKPFSLRELVIRIKKILKTKDSPISQVRVGPLLLDKERKTIFLEDNPLNLTPTEYKILEVFIENPEKVFSREELSNHIWALEREYYSRVLDAYICRLRDKLGEYGELIETVRGFGYRLKKPA
- the rsmI gene encoding 16S rRNA (cytidine(1402)-2'-O)-methyltransferase, with amino-acid sequence MEKPKGILYVVGVPIGNLGDITLRALEVLKNTEIIVSEDTRSIRKLLTHYGCGPKKLISLYKDVEVERTHKVLKLLEEGKEVVLTSEAGCPLISDPGAYLVREAHRRGIKIVPVPGVSALTCALSASGVDLSSGFIFLGFLPRKKTEQKKVLENLPENFPLIIFESPHRMEKTAKNLLEILGNRECFLARELTKFHEELTWTDLQTLANREKFLGEITLIILPQPKTEEKPLVKKKLAGIKKRIKELKKEGLKPKEMAKIIAEEYNIPVKEVYQLIAEG
- a CDS encoding sensor histidine kinase, encoding MAFVVAFSILFNIFLGLILFWLLKKLKETKQKAEEIRQKQVFWEETLYQLEIPVFIVDQTEEIFWQNKISLSLFGDLRGKRFATVLEEIRTKNWEVKTYLSRQGKKVYVFIDNSEKEMFKKSYTLALSYLSHEIKTPFTILRGYAEKLEGEILSLNQYTQIHDYFVTFKNALERIERLVSKLFTSLEYLVKELPLKKERFDLSLALEDVIFWIRPLCEDKNISLEVDLPESVWIEGDKDWLMQAFLNPLENAVKFTPKNGKITVKAYTRENQMINILIKDEGPGVNPKDLPFLGMPFFKSSADKGLGFGLFITKKVVEAHNGKVKFSLPLQGGLEVLIELPMS
- the pstS gene encoding phosphate ABC transporter substrate-binding protein PstS, with the translated sequence MKKKWFKKVIALFLGIGFFTASGAKATEITGAGATFPQPVFQAWAHEYHKATGVKVNYQGIGSGGGIKQAQSKTVDFGASDKPLTSNELKQYNLAQFPAIIGAVALTYNLPGFKNISLNLDEKAVCGIYLGKITRWNDPYLQKLNPGVKLPDVSITVVRRSDGSGTTWLFTTYLSKACPEWKEKVGAGTSVDWPVGIGAKGNPGVTNYVKQNTGSIGYVEYTYAKENLLPVARLLNRDKNYYLLPSIETIQAAASNAKWSMEKDFYEDLTYQPGKMSYPIVGVSFVLLVKDSPRANEVTKFFKWAFENGDTIAQKLYYIPLPKNLKTMIYKYWQKHKVN